CGCCCCATGCGTGATGGTGACGAGGTGACAAGGATGAGCGAGACGGTGATGCAGAAGAAGCCCTGCGTGTTCATTCAGACCAACGGAAAGCAGCTGGTGGGCGCGCTGGTCGCGGCCCATTCGCTGAAGCGCAATTCGAAGAACCCCGATGCGTTCGACGTCCGGATCATGCACCAGGAGGACCACGAGTTCTTCCGCGCGAAGGAGGGGAAACCCTATCTGCGCGATGGCTTGAAGCGCGTCTGGCACAATGACGACCTGCAGTCCTTCACGCCGCTGCGCTTCATGCCGCCCGAGCTGATGGGCTATGAGGGCCGCGCGGTCGTGATCGATCCGGATGTGTTCGCCCAAGGCGACATCTGGGAACTCATCTCCCGCGACATGCAGGGCAACGCGATCATGTGCCGGCGCCGCGGCGCGCGGAAGCTGCATGCCACCAGCGTGATGCTGCTCGACTGCGCCAAGCTCAAGCACTGGAACGTGCCGAAGCAGTTCAACGAGCTGTTCGAGTTCAAGCGCGACTATATCGAATGGACCAGCCTGATCACCGAGCCGCAGGAGACGATCGGACTCCTGGAGAACGAGTGGAACGATTTCGACAATCTCACGCCGGCGACCAAGCTGGTGCACAACACCAAGCGCAAGACCCAGCCCTGGAAGACCGGCCTCAAGGTCGATTTCCAGCCGGTGGACCGGGTCTATTTCTTCCCGCCCTGGGCCTGGGTCATGATCGCGCGGCGCAAGCTGTTCGGCGATTACGGCCTGATGGGCCGCTACAATCCCCATCCAGATCCGAAGCAGGAGGCCTTCTTCTATGGCCTGTTGCGCGAATGTCTCGATGCCGGCACCGTGACCGAGGCGCAGCTGCGCGAGGAGATGCGCCACAATCACATCCGTCACGATTCGCTCGATCTGCTGCGGCGCGTGCCGCCGCTGGAATCGCGGCCGCTCGCGGCCTGATCCGATCCTGTCCCGCGACGGTGGGGCTCTCCCGGGCCCGACCGTCGCGAGGACGTTTCCTTTGCAGAGGGATCCGATGCTCAAGCTGTTCTACGCGCCCAACAGCTGCGCGATGGCCTCGCACATCGCCCTTGAGGAAGCGGGCGCCGCCTATGAGGCGGTGAAGGTCGATCTGGTCGCCGGCGACCAGCGCAAGCCCGACTATCTCGCCATCAATCCCAAGGGCCGCGTGCCGGCGCTCGTCACCGACCGCGGCATTCTCACCGAGAATCCGGCCATCCTCGCCTTCGTGGCGCAGACCCATCCCGGCGCCGGACTGGCGCCGCTGGACGATGCCTATGAGTTCGGGCGGATCCAGTCTTTCAACAGCTATCTCTGCTCGACGGTCCATGTGGCCCATGCCCATCGCATGCGGGCCTATCGCTGGGCCGACGATCCCGCCGCCATGGCCGAGATGCGGCGCAAGGTGCCGCAGAATGTCGGCGAATGCTTCGACCTGATCGAGAACGAGTTGTTCAAGGGGCCCTGGGTGATGGGCGAGCGCTATTCGATCAGCGATCCCTATCTCTTCACGCTGTCGGGCTGGCTCAAGGGCGACGACGTCGAGTTGGCGCGCTTCCCGAAGATTCACGACCATTACAGGCGCATGCAGCAGCGCCCGGCCGTCGCCAGCGTCCTGCCGCTCCACCAGCGTTAGCGCGGGCGCGCAAACAGCGCGCGGACCCGGGCCACGGCGGCCGCCCTATCGTCCGGCGCCGGTTTCCCGGCCGCGGGGGCGGGATCGCCGAGCCAGGCCGCATGGCCTTCCTCGACCAGGCGCCGGAGGATCACCCTGACATCGCGCCGGACCCGTTCCGGCAGCAGATGGGCCAGCGCCCAATGTTTCAGACGCTGCGGCGCCAGCGCTTCGCCGATCCCCCGCGACGCGGCGAGGCCGGGATGACCCGGCGGCCGCATCGCGCTCCAACCCCAGCCCATATCGAAGAGATGGACCGGCTTGCCGGTGCTGCAGGCTTCGGCCGCCATCGACATGCTTTCGCCGGTCACGATGAACTCATCGGCCAGCGCCAGCAGCCCGAGATAGGGATTGGCGTCGGGATCGGGCGTCCAATCGTGGAAGAAGGCGGGCTGGGCGATGGCGTCGCGCAAGGCCGCCGCCGCTTCGGGGCGGGTGCGCGGGCTGGTGGTGACCAGGAGCGCGGCGCCGCGCTGGCGGGCAAGCGCGTTGGCCTGCCGCGCCAGATCGCGCGCCATGGCCGCGTCGAAGACATAAGGCGGGCTGCTGCCGCCGACGAGGATCGCGATCCAGGGACGGGGCAGGGCGGCGAGTACCGGTGCCCATTTCCGAGCGGCCGCGGCCAGTCCCGCGGCCGTGACGCGATGCAGGGGCGCGCCGATGGTGAGCACGTTGGCGCGGGCCGGCACCCGATATTGCGGCGTGGTGACGATCAGATCGAAATGGCGAGGGTCGGCCCAGGGCCGGCCGAGATGAACCAGCCGCGTCCGCTGCGGTGGCGAGGCGCGCCGGGCCTGCGCCTGGATCCAGCGCGCCACCGGCTCGTTGCGGCGTCCGGCCGAGATGACGAGATCGGGCCAGGGCGGCGCCAGCGCGCTCGCGCCCGGGTCGATCACGCCGGCAAGCGTGCTGCCGAGGAGCCGGTTGGTGATGAACTCGGTTTTGCGGAAGCGAAGCGATTTGATCGCGAAGCGCCAGCCCAGCGCTTCGGCCAGGCCCAGCACCTGCGCATTGTCGCCGGCACGGTAGCTCGTCAGCAGCCAGACGCCAGCGGGGGGCTCGAGCGCCTGGGGCTCGGATGGCGCCGTTGGCATGTCGGGCGGGGGGGTCAGTAGCGGTCCGCGCCCACCGAGCGCCGGCTGATCTGGCGGATCTGGGGCCAATGCAGCAGCCGGGCCGGGATGCTCATGCCGCGCGTGGCAAAGGCCTTGAAGGGCAGTTCGGCGATGAAATTGATGTAGCGGCGGGGCTGCACCGAAGGTCCGCGCGGTGTCACCCCATGGACCGACTGCGCCGAATTGACGAAACAGGCAAGCGTGTTCGGGCCGTAAGGCACCGCCTCGATCGGCGTCACGTCCTCGGGCAGAATCATGCGGTAATTGAGGAAGCGCGGGCTGCGCTGCCAGCGATAGAATTCGAGATCGCCACCCTCCGACCGGTCGGCCGGATCGCGGAAATAATAGAGCGCCGCGAACAGGGTCTGGCGCTTGTCGACATGGGGGGTCTTGACCGACGAGACCCGGGTGCCCGGGGTGTTGATGACGAACTGGCATTCGAGCCGAATGTCGACGCCGGGCTCAGCACCCCGCACGCCCACCCGGAAATCCTCGAGCCGGCGGCCGACGCGTTCCTCGAGATGGGGAAAGGTCGCGCGCAGGCTGTCTCCGAAAACGCGGACGATGTCGTTCCAGAATATCGTCGAGGTGTGGATCTTGAAGAACTCGCGCCATTCGGGCGCGATCGCCGCGTTGTCGAGCACCTTGAAGGCGGGCAAGCGCGCCGCAGCGTTCTCGATCGCCGCCGCCCGGCCGCCGAGGATCGTCTCGGCCGAGGGGAAGGAGGTATCCAGCTGCCGATAGCGGTCGGGGGGCAGTGCCGCCCTGCTCACAAAATGGGCAAAGGGCTCGCGCACCACGTTCGACGCGGAGGTCGAGGCCAGAAGGCTGCCATTCATCGTCATGCCGCTCGTCCATGCTCCCGGCAGAGGCGCCGAGCCTCTGCCGCATGCGTTGCGTTGATAGTCCAATTCCCCACTGATTGCATGGCAAAAGCAAGTCATCGCGATGTCACGGGGGGCGGGCTGGCCCGAGGGAGTCGGCCGGCATGCCGCAACCGCCAGTGTAACGGTGCAATTTGAATCTAACGCGATGATTTGACCGGCGTTCTCGGCGAATGTTATTCATTCTGCCGTATCGGACAGAATGTTGCCGGACCCGCCTTGAGATCGATCCGATCGGAATCGAGTGCCGATTCTCGCCGTCCCCCCATGGACCAGCAGGCAGGCAAGATTGATGTTTCGGGCAAAAGCGAGTGCCGGCCTGCTGCGCCGAGCCGCGCTCATTTTCCTGCCCCTGGCGCTGGCGTCGGTCGGGATCATGGTGCTGCTCTATCGCGCCCAGTCCGAGACCTCCCTTTCGATCACTCAGGCCACGGAGCAGAAGAGCGTCGAGGTCGCGCAGCAGCGCTTCGTCGCCACCCTGGCCACGGTCATTTCCGATATCCGCTATCTGTCGCACGATCCGACCCTGAGGCGATGGCTCGCGGATGACAACGCTGTCACATGGCGGGATGTCGGCGACGAGTATCTCGCCTTCGTCGCGACCAAGGGCCTCTATGACAAGGTCCGCTTCATCGACCTCACGGGACGCGAACGAGTCCGCGCGAACTGGAACGGAGGGGACCCGATCCGCGTGCCGGTCGAGGAACTGCAGGACAAGGGTGTCCGCTATTTCGTCCGGGAGACGCTGAAACTCCAGGCGGGCGACATTTATGTCTCGCCCTTCGATCTCAATGTCGAGCATGACAAGGTCGAGGAGCCGCTCAATCCGGCGATCCGCGTCTCCACGCTGGTCTATGATCCGAGCGGGCTCCCGCGCGGCATGATCGTGTTGAACTATCTGGGTCGACGCATTCTCGATCGCATCCAGCTCATGGCCACGCCCGGCCGCGACGAAATCTGGCTGCTCAACGACGCGGGCTACTGGCTGCTGGGACCCAGCCGCGACGTCGAATGGAGCTTCATGTATCCCGACCGCGAGCAGCACCGGCTGGAGACCCTTTATCCCGATGCCTGGACGCAGCTGCAGAACGGCCCAGCAAGCGGGCAGTTCGCGACCCCCGCCGGTCTCTTCACCTATGCCAAGCTGACACGCGAACTGAGCGGCGCTGCTTCCGGTGGCGCGATCGACGCGGACAGTCGCCCGCTGCGGCTGCCGGGCTGGACCCTGGTCGCCTTCATGTCCCAGGCAGCGCTGGATGCCGATCTGGCGCCGCTGAGGCAGCGGCTGAGCCTGGCCGGGGCGGTGTTGCTGATGTTGTTCGCCGTCGCCAGCTGGTTCCTGGCGCTCTATTGGGAAGAGCGGCGCGCCGCGGAAGAACAGACGACGGCGCTCAATCAGCGCCTCGCGCGGGACAATGCGGAACTCGACGCGGTGAACCGCGAGCTGGAATCCTTCAGCTACTCCGTCTCGCACGACCTGCGGGCGCCCTTGCGGGCCATCGACGGTTTCAGCCAGGCTCTCAACGAGGACTATGCGGACCGCCTCGATGCGGAGGGCCTGGGCTATCTCAGGCGCGTTCGCCAGGCCGCCCAGCGCATGGGCATGCTGATCGACGATCTGCTGCGCCTCGCCCATGTGACGCGCAGCGAGGTGGTGCGCGAAGAGGTCGATCTCACGGACATGGCGGACAAGGTGCTGCAGGAGTTGCAACGGATGCAGCCGGAGCGCCATGTCGACGCGACCATTGCGCCGGGGCTGAAAGTTCAGGCCGATGGCCGTCTGATGCGGGTCGTGCTCGACAATCTCCTGGGGAATGCCTGGAAATTCACCGGCCGCCGCGATCCCGCCCGGATCGAGCTCGGGATCGAGACCGTCGATGGCGAGCGGGCCTATTTCGTGCGCGACAACGGGGCCGGCTTCGACATGGCCTATGCGAGCAAGCTTTTCGGCGCCTTCCAACGGCTGCATGATGCGACCGACTTTCCCGGCACCGGAGTCGGCCTGGCGACGGTCCAGCGCGTGATCCGCAAGCATGGCGGGCGGATCTGGGCGCATGCCAGGCCGGACCAGGGCGCCACCTTCTATTTCACGCTGTGAGCGAGGTTCGAACGATGCGGAATGCGGCAATCCTTCTGGTCGAGGACAATGACGACGACGTCGCCCTGACGCTTCGAGCCTTCAAGAAGAACAACATCAAGAACACGATCGTGGTGGCCCGCGACGGCGTCGAGGCGCTCGACTATCTCTTTGCCACGGGGACTCACAGCGGCCGGGACCGGAGCGACTTGCCGCAGGTGGTGCTGCTGGATCTCAAGCTGCCCCGGCTCGAGGGCCTCGAGGTGCTGCGCCGGATCCGGGCGGACGAAGCGACCAAGACATTGCCGATCGTGGTTCTGACCTCCTCCAAGGAGGAGCAGGATCTGATCTCCAGCTATCGGTTGGGCTGCAACAGCTATGTGCGCAAGCCGGTCGATTTCGACGAGTTCGTGGAGGCCGCGCGTCAGCTCGGCCTCTATTGGCTGCTCTTGAACGAAGCACCGCCGCGCTGACGAGGATCATTCCCATGGCCGTGCCGCTTCAACTCCTGATCGTCGAGGACTCGAACGACGATGTCGAGCTCCTCCTCCTGGAGGTCAGACGCGCGGGGTTTGCTCCCGATTGCGAGCATGTGGATACGGCCGAGGGCCTGAAAGCCGCGCTCGATCGGCAGCCCTGGGACATCATCCTGGCCGATTTCTCCCTCCCGCGCTTCAGCGGCACGGATGCCTTGAAGATCCTGCGCGAACGCGACCTCGATACGCCTTTCATCTTCGTTTCGGGCAGCATCGGCGAGGACACGGCGGTCACGGCGATGAAGGCCGGCGCTCAGGACTACCTGATCAAGGGCAATCTGCGCCGCCTGGGACCGGCGATCGAGCGTGAGCTCCGCGACAGCGAACTGCGCCGCGACCGGGCCCGCGAGCTGGCGGAACGCAAGCGCGCGGAGGAACGGCTGCGCATCCTGTCGCGCGCGGTCGAGCAGAGCGCCAATCTTGTGGTCATCACCGACGTTTCGGGCACCATCCAGTATGTGAATCCGAAGCTGCTCGAGGTGACCGGCTTCGCGCTTTCCGATCTGATCGGAAAGACCCCCACCATGTGGAAGCCGGTCGGCGTCGCGGAGAACGATTGCGCCGCTGCCTGGAGCAGCGGTGCCGACAGCCGCGACATGCAGGGCGAGTTCGAGATGGTGCGCAAGGATGGAACCCGCGCCTCGGTCTATGCGACCATCTCGCCGATCCGCGACGAGGCCGGCAAGGTCACCCATCTGGTCGGCATCGCGGAGGACATCACCCGGCGCAAGGAGATCGAGGAGCAGCTGCGGCGCTCGCAGCGGCTCGAGGCGATCGGTCAGCTGACCGGCGGCCTGGCGCATGATTTCAACAATCTGCTGGCGGTGGTCATCGGCAATCTCGATATCCTCTGCGAGCAACTCGAACCCGAGAGCCGGACCCGCAAGATGGCGCAGCAGGCGCTCGAGGCGGGCTTGCGCGGCGCCGACCTGACGCGCCAGCTGCTGGCCTTCGCACGGCGACAGCCGCTGGAAACCCGTTTCGTCAACCTCAACGAGCTGGTCACGAGCATCACGCGGCTGTTGCAGCGGACCCTCGGCGAACAGGTCGAGGTCGAGATGAAGCTGGCGGAGGATTTATGGCCGGCCCAGACCGATCCGACGCTGGTGGAAGCGGCCCTCGCCAATCTGGCGATCAACGCTCGCGATGCCATGCCCCGGGGCGGCCGCCTCACCATCGAGACCGGCAACAAGCGGCTCGATGAGCGCTACGCGGCGGAGAATTTGGACGTCGCCCCCGGCGATTACGCCATGATTGCGGTGACGGATACGGGCAGCGGCATCGCACCTGAGAACATGAGCCGGGTGTTCGAGCCCTTCTTCACGACCAAGCCGCAGGGGCGGGGAACCGGGCTGGGCCTCAGCATGGTCTATGGCTTCGTGAAGCAGTCGAAAGGCCATGTGAAGATCTACAGCGAGGTCGACCATGGGACGACCATCCGCATCTATCTGCCCCGGATCATGACGGGGCCGGTGCCGGCGCCGGAAATCGCGGCGCTCGAGAACGCCGGCGATCTGAAGGGCGTGCGGGTGCTCCTGGTCGAGGACCATCCGGGCGTGCGCGAGGTGGCCGTGAAGCAGCTCGAGGAATTCGGCTGCCAGGTGATCCAGGCGCAGGACGGGCATGCGGCGCTGGCGCTCCTGAGGCAGTCCGTGCCGGTCGATCTGCTCTTCACCGATATCGTCATGCCGGGCGGCATGACCGGTGTCGATCTGGCGCGACATGCGACCGAGCTGCGACCGGACCTCAAGATCCTGTTTACCTCGGGCTTCGCGGAAAACGCGCTGCAGGGCGACCAGGACCGGCTGGGCGGCCGGAGCTTCCTCAGCAAGCCCTATCGCAAGCAGGATCTGGCCCGCCGGATCCGGGAAGTCCTTTCCAACCGCGAATCCCGCTGAGCCTTCCCGGGCGCCCGGATCCTGCCGGCGCTCAATCCCCGCATCGGAGACCCATCCCATGAAGTTCAAGAATCGGACCGTTCTGGTCACCGGCGGCAATTCGGGGATCGGCAGGGCCATCGCCTTGCGGGCGGCGGCCGAGGGCGCGCGGCTCGCCATCTGCGGGCGCGACAGCGAGAAGGGCGCTTCGACCCTGGCCGAACTGCGCGCGACAGGGGCGGAGGCCGAGTTCTTCCAGACCAACGTCGCCGATGAGGGCCAGGCCAAGGCACTGGTCGCCTCGGTCCTGGCGCGCTTCGGCGAGCTCCATGTGCTGATCAACAATGCCGGCGCCGGCGCGCGCCGGTCGGGGATCGAGCGCTCGGACTCGCCAGGCGAGCGCTGGCGCAAGATCGTCGGACCCAATCTCGAGGGTGCCTATTACATCGCCGCCTATGCGCTCCCGGCGCTGAAGGCGGCCGGGGGCGGCGCCATCGTCAACATCTCCTCGACCGCGACCTTTCACGGCAATTGGGGAACCTACGGTGTCGCCAAGGCGGGGCTCGAGGCCCTGACCCGCTCGCTCGCCGTCGAAGGCGCTCCCCATCGCATCCGGGCCAACGCCGTCTCGCCGGGCTGGATCAAAACCGACGTCACCAAGAACGCGGCCGCGGACGCCGGTTGGGAGAAGGGCGCCTCGCTGCTCGGCCGCATGGGTGCCCCGGACGAGATCGCGCGCGCGGTCATGTTCCTTGCCTCCGACGAGGCCTCCTTCGTGACCGGGGCGACGCTGATCGTCGACGGCGGTCTCACCATCACCGACTATCCCTCGCTGCCCTGGCTCGAGGTCGCCGGCACCTGGAAGCTCTTCGCCGGCACTTTGTCCTGATCGGAAGGGGGCGTAGCATCGTCGGGGCAGGCGCCCGCATTGCGTTCCGAAACTGGTTCCAGTCGAAGGAGATCAGGCATGACCGGTTATAGGGGGCGACAGCCCCGGGAATCCCTGGCCGTCATCGTGGTTCTCGGCATGTTGCTTGCGGGTG
The nucleotide sequence above comes from Hypericibacter terrae. Encoded proteins:
- a CDS encoding glycosyltransferase family protein, with amino-acid sequence MSETVMQKKPCVFIQTNGKQLVGALVAAHSLKRNSKNPDAFDVRIMHQEDHEFFRAKEGKPYLRDGLKRVWHNDDLQSFTPLRFMPPELMGYEGRAVVIDPDVFAQGDIWELISRDMQGNAIMCRRRGARKLHATSVMLLDCAKLKHWNVPKQFNELFEFKRDYIEWTSLITEPQETIGLLENEWNDFDNLTPATKLVHNTKRKTQPWKTGLKVDFQPVDRVYFFPPWAWVMIARRKLFGDYGLMGRYNPHPDPKQEAFFYGLLRECLDAGTVTEAQLREEMRHNHIRHDSLDLLRRVPPLESRPLAA
- a CDS encoding glutathione S-transferase family protein; this translates as MLKLFYAPNSCAMASHIALEEAGAAYEAVKVDLVAGDQRKPDYLAINPKGRVPALVTDRGILTENPAILAFVAQTHPGAGLAPLDDAYEFGRIQSFNSYLCSTVHVAHAHRMRAYRWADDPAAMAEMRRKVPQNVGECFDLIENELFKGPWVMGERYSISDPYLFTLSGWLKGDDVELARFPKIHDHYRRMQQRPAVASVLPLHQR
- a CDS encoding mitochondrial fission ELM1 family protein translates to MPTAPSEPQALEPPAGVWLLTSYRAGDNAQVLGLAEALGWRFAIKSLRFRKTEFITNRLLGSTLAGVIDPGASALAPPWPDLVISAGRRNEPVARWIQAQARRASPPQRTRLVHLGRPWADPRHFDLIVTTPQYRVPARANVLTIGAPLHRVTAAGLAAAARKWAPVLAALPRPWIAILVGGSSPPYVFDAAMARDLARQANALARQRGAALLVTTSPRTRPEAAAALRDAIAQPAFFHDWTPDPDANPYLGLLALADEFIVTGESMSMAAEACSTGKPVHLFDMGWGWSAMRPPGHPGLAASRGIGEALAPQRLKHWALAHLLPERVRRDVRVILRRLVEEGHAAWLGDPAPAAGKPAPDDRAAAVARVRALFARPR
- a CDS encoding 2OG-Fe(II) oxygenase family protein — translated: MTMNGSLLASTSASNVVREPFAHFVSRAALPPDRYRQLDTSFPSAETILGGRAAAIENAAARLPAFKVLDNAAIAPEWREFFKIHTSTIFWNDIVRVFGDSLRATFPHLEERVGRRLEDFRVGVRGAEPGVDIRLECQFVINTPGTRVSSVKTPHVDKRQTLFAALYYFRDPADRSEGGDLEFYRWQRSPRFLNYRMILPEDVTPIEAVPYGPNTLACFVNSAQSVHGVTPRGPSVQPRRYINFIAELPFKAFATRGMSIPARLLHWPQIRQISRRSVGADRY
- a CDS encoding sensor histidine kinase, yielding MFRAKASAGLLRRAALIFLPLALASVGIMVLLYRAQSETSLSITQATEQKSVEVAQQRFVATLATVISDIRYLSHDPTLRRWLADDNAVTWRDVGDEYLAFVATKGLYDKVRFIDLTGRERVRANWNGGDPIRVPVEELQDKGVRYFVRETLKLQAGDIYVSPFDLNVEHDKVEEPLNPAIRVSTLVYDPSGLPRGMIVLNYLGRRILDRIQLMATPGRDEIWLLNDAGYWLLGPSRDVEWSFMYPDREQHRLETLYPDAWTQLQNGPASGQFATPAGLFTYAKLTRELSGAASGGAIDADSRPLRLPGWTLVAFMSQAALDADLAPLRQRLSLAGAVLLMLFAVASWFLALYWEERRAAEEQTTALNQRLARDNAELDAVNRELESFSYSVSHDLRAPLRAIDGFSQALNEDYADRLDAEGLGYLRRVRQAAQRMGMLIDDLLRLAHVTRSEVVREEVDLTDMADKVLQELQRMQPERHVDATIAPGLKVQADGRLMRVVLDNLLGNAWKFTGRRDPARIELGIETVDGERAYFVRDNGAGFDMAYASKLFGAFQRLHDATDFPGTGVGLATVQRVIRKHGGRIWAHARPDQGATFYFTL
- a CDS encoding response regulator; amino-acid sequence: MRNAAILLVEDNDDDVALTLRAFKKNNIKNTIVVARDGVEALDYLFATGTHSGRDRSDLPQVVLLDLKLPRLEGLEVLRRIRADEATKTLPIVVLTSSKEEQDLISSYRLGCNSYVRKPVDFDEFVEAARQLGLYWLLLNEAPPR
- a CDS encoding response regulator; amino-acid sequence: MAVPLQLLIVEDSNDDVELLLLEVRRAGFAPDCEHVDTAEGLKAALDRQPWDIILADFSLPRFSGTDALKILRERDLDTPFIFVSGSIGEDTAVTAMKAGAQDYLIKGNLRRLGPAIERELRDSELRRDRARELAERKRAEERLRILSRAVEQSANLVVITDVSGTIQYVNPKLLEVTGFALSDLIGKTPTMWKPVGVAENDCAAAWSSGADSRDMQGEFEMVRKDGTRASVYATISPIRDEAGKVTHLVGIAEDITRRKEIEEQLRRSQRLEAIGQLTGGLAHDFNNLLAVVIGNLDILCEQLEPESRTRKMAQQALEAGLRGADLTRQLLAFARRQPLETRFVNLNELVTSITRLLQRTLGEQVEVEMKLAEDLWPAQTDPTLVEAALANLAINARDAMPRGGRLTIETGNKRLDERYAAENLDVAPGDYAMIAVTDTGSGIAPENMSRVFEPFFTTKPQGRGTGLGLSMVYGFVKQSKGHVKIYSEVDHGTTIRIYLPRIMTGPVPAPEIAALENAGDLKGVRVLLVEDHPGVREVAVKQLEEFGCQVIQAQDGHAALALLRQSVPVDLLFTDIVMPGGMTGVDLARHATELRPDLKILFTSGFAENALQGDQDRLGGRSFLSKPYRKQDLARRIREVLSNRESR
- a CDS encoding SDR family NAD(P)-dependent oxidoreductase, translating into MKFKNRTVLVTGGNSGIGRAIALRAAAEGARLAICGRDSEKGASTLAELRATGAEAEFFQTNVADEGQAKALVASVLARFGELHVLINNAGAGARRSGIERSDSPGERWRKIVGPNLEGAYYIAAYALPALKAAGGGAIVNISSTATFHGNWGTYGVAKAGLEALTRSLAVEGAPHRIRANAVSPGWIKTDVTKNAAADAGWEKGASLLGRMGAPDEIARAVMFLASDEASFVTGATLIVDGGLTITDYPSLPWLEVAGTWKLFAGTLS